A DNA window from Arachis duranensis cultivar V14167 chromosome 3, aradu.V14167.gnm2.J7QH, whole genome shotgun sequence contains the following coding sequences:
- the LOC107476714 gene encoding non-symbiotic hemoglobin 1: MSTLEATAFTEEQEALVVKSWNAMKKNSAELGFKFFLKIFEISPSAQKLFSFLKDSKVPLEQNPKLKTHAVTVFVMTCESAVQLRKAGKVTVRESNLKKMGATHFRVGVVDAHFEVTKFALLETIKEAVPEMWSPAMKEAWSEAYDQLVGAIKSEMKPSA, translated from the exons ATGAGCACCCTGGAGGCAACAGCATTCACTGAAGAGCAAGAAGCTCTTGTGGTCAAGTCATGGAATGCTATGAAGAAGAATTCTGCTGAACTTGGTTTCAAGTTTTTCCTTAA GATATTTGAGATTTCTCCATCAGCTCAGAAACTGTTTTCATTCTTGAAAGACTCAAAAGTTCCTTTGGAGCAGAATCCCAAGCTCAAGACACATGCCGTGACTGTATTTGTTATG ACATGTGAATCAGCAGTTCAACTTCGAAAGGCTGGAAAAGTGACCGTGAGAGAAtcaaacttgaaaaaaatgggTGCTACCCATTTCAGAGTTGGTGTTGTAGATGCACATTTTGAG gTGACAAAGTTTGCACTGTTGGAAACAATAAAAGAAGCAGTGCCTGAAATGTGGTcaccagccatgaaggaagcaTGGAGTGAAGCTTATGATCAGCTTGTTGGTGCCATCAAATCTGAGATGAAACCCTctgcttaa
- the LOC107476711 gene encoding uncharacterized protein LOC107476711 has translation MPNSDTKNMHHNIKWHHSGFKQFSFMNTTTTTTVSVSTHKRSISEPMKNRAMEEEQVENIIQPSYHPKMELGELKQSIESKKRQYHNMDLQSSLTQEILQLQKRLQQQFVIRRALEKACYLPYSQDATLENSIPKAAKELIKEIGILELEVVYLEQHLLSLYRRRFDQQITTLSTKERRLETASDIERGTVEGATSEKEATVMQYSNISPSNNNSTNCEVKEYYNQLVPDTVLGSSIHRCHSELSQRSVCLVEASPEHIKSKTLDNYHSLPLSMLEQAQCAKSSSTSLGEHLGNFYVDNVPETPNWLSEEMIKCISAIYCELSEPSSLGLKNVSSSISFSSSGYELSSESQSSKLGSQWKKRSSFNLNSTNPFHVKGSKEFSEPYCSMVRIQQLCTDDQKLKEIEYMLRRFRSLVSRLDEVNPRNLRHEEKLAFWINVHNALAMHALLVYGVSANNVKRMSTVLKAAYNIGGYTISLDQIQDFILGCRLPRPGQWLRLWFPSKTKSKVRDARKGFAIRRPEPLLIFALCSGSHSDPALHVYTPKRVLEELESAKEEYILSTTSITKEQKIVVPKIVESFAKSSGLGAFDLMEMVKPYLPDSQRKSIREFQSRTSWKGIELAPHNFTFHYLLSKELG, from the exons ATGCCAAATTCTGACACCAAAAACATGCATCACAACATAAAGTGGCACCATTCTGGTTTCAAGCAATTCAGCTTCATGAacaccacaacaacaacaactgtTTCAGTTTCCACTCACAAGCGCTCCATCAg TGAGCCAATGAAAAATAGAGCCATGGAAGAAGAACAAGTAGAGAACATCATTCAACCTTCTTATCACCCTAAAATG GAACTGGGAGAACTCAAGCAAAGCATTGAATCCAAGAAGAGGCAATACCATAATATGGATCTTCAAAGTTCTTTGACTCAAGag ATTCTGCAGCTTCAAAAACGATTGCAGCAACAATTTGTGATAAGGCGTGCATTAGAGAAAGCATGTTACCTACCTTATTCACAGGATGCTACATTAGAAAATTCAATACCTAAg GCTGCCAAAGAACTGATTAAGGAGATTGGAATATTGGAATTAGAAGTTGTGTATTTGGAACAACACTTGCTATCTTTGTATAGGAGAAGATTTGATCAACAAATTACAACTCTATCAACCAAGGAAAGAAGATTGGAAACAGCTTCTGACATTGAAAGAGGAACTGTTGAAGGTGCTACCTCAGAAAAGGAAGCTACAGTTATGCAATATAGTAACATTTCACCCAGTAATAATAATTCAACTAACTGTGAGGTCAAGGAATATTACAACCAGCTGGTACCTGATACCGTTTTAGGCTCTAGCATTCATCGATGTCACTCAGAACTATCTCAGCGATCGGTATGCTTAGTTGAAGCTTCTCCTGAGCACATTAAGAGCAAAACTCTAGACAATTACCATTCTCTGCCATTATCCATGCTAGAA CAAGCTCAGTGTGCTAAATCCAGTTCAACCAGCCTGGGAGAGCATCTGGGGAATTTCTATGTTGATAATGTTCCAGAGACGCCGAATTGGCTTTCTGAAGAGATGATTAAGTGCATATCCGCCATATATTGTGAACTTTCAGAGCCATCTTCTCTTGGTCTTAAAAATGTTTCATCCTCtatttcattttcatcatctGGTTATGAACTTTCTTCAGAGAGCCAGAGTAGTAAGTTGGGATCGCAGTGGAAGAAGCGTTCCTCCTTCAATTTGAACTCCACTAACCCTTTCCATgtcaaaggatcaaaagaatTTAGTGAACCTTACTGTTCAATGGTAAGGATTCAGCAACTATGTACAGATGATCAGAAACTAAAAGAGATTGAATACATGCTACGGAGATTCAG GTCACTTGTTTCTCGGCTGGACGAAGTTAATCCTAGAAACCTGAGGCATGAAGAGAAGCTAGCCTTTTGGATTAATGTGCACAATGCATTAGCAATGCAT GCCTTATTAGTATATGGAGTTTCAGCCAATAATGTTAAAAGAATGTCTACAGTACTTAAG GCTGCATATAACATTGGGGGTTATACTATAAGCTTAGACCAGATACAAGACTTCATTTTAGGGTGCAGATTGCCTCGTCCAGGACAA TGGCTGCGGCTGTGGTTTCCATCAAAGACAAAATCCAAGGTTAGAGATGCAAGAAAAGGATTCGCCATACGTCGTCCAGAACCTTTGTTAATATTTGCGCTTTGCTCGGGAAGCCATTCTGATCCTGCG CTACATGTGTACACACCGAAGAGAGTCCTTGAGGAGCTAGAATCTGCAAAAGAAGAATACATTCTGTCCACTACCAGCATAACCAAGGAACAGAAAATAGTAGTCCCGAAAATAGTCGAGTCTTTTGCAAAGAGTTCAGGTCTGGGAGCATTTGATTTGATGGAGATGGTTAAGCCTTATTTACCTGATTCTCAGAGGAAAAGCATTAGGGAGTTTCAGTCTAGAACAAGCTGGAAAGGCATTGAATTAGCCCCTCATAACTTCACTTTCCATTATCTGTTGTCAAAGGAACTAGGTTAG
- the LOC107476712 gene encoding uncharacterized protein LOC107476712, with protein MKETLTIPISMARFTSFSWRPSITIPITVAGPLFRRRKQFFSVKPQFLHSPKPQRLLVFAANNEKKEEENNEAVREVEDKEEQKPSGSNGEEEDDKKNFSKERRTIFSLSWNSLFDPDPDNVVALGLTGILTWASVQVLWQLLFISFAILVAAIKYSFIAALLLFILITLL; from the coding sequence ATGAAAGAAACCCTAACAATCCCAATTTCCATGGCAAGGTTCACATCCTTCTCATGGAGACCCTCAATCACAATCCCAATCACAGTAGCAGGCCCCCTCTTTCGTCGCCGCAAGCAATTTTTCTCTGTCAAACCTCAATTTCTTCACTCTCCGAAACCACAACGACTCCTGGTATTTGCAGCGAACAacgagaagaaggaagaggagaaTAACGAAGCCGTGAGGGAAGTGGAAgacaaagaagaacaaaaacccAGTGGTTccaatggagaagaagaagatgacaaGAAGAATTTCAGCAAAGAAAGAAGAACAATTTTCAGTTTGAGTTGGAATTCCCTTTTTGACCCTGACCCAGACAACGTGGTTGCGCTTGGGTTGACCGGGATTCTGACATGGGCGAGTGTTCAAGTTCTCTGGCAGCTGTTGTTCATCTCCTTCGCCATTCTTGTCGCTGCAATCAAGTACTCTTTCATTGCtgctcttcttctcttcattctCATCACTCTTCTCTAA
- the LOC107476713 gene encoding plastid division protein PDV2: protein MEEEGIGLVFARATELRLKISNCIHTATATATTSNHAPPTLNGPSPSAADDDDDEATDRLLKICDALETLETQLASLQVLQQQQRYERETALADIESSRKVLIDKLKEYKGKELDVIHEASIFASETVETNNDLLLPPYPSRPPYSMSLDKEYLSQIPSVNKSGRNGLITLDPMIEAKNSLGDKEQNRAANEDKSLRKGLGYFITSAAKTMLTVAGVVSILSVSGFGPNLGKLGVRFNVQDRRQRTEDENERSAAQNVKHRSITQCPPGRILVTENGEARCLVKERVEIPFSAVASTPDINYGCG from the exons aTGGAAGAAGAGGGAATAGGGTTAGTGTTTGCCAGAGCTACAGAACTCAGATTGAAGATTAGCAATTGCATCCACACCgccaccgccaccgccaccACATCTAACCACGCGCCTCCCACTCTCAATGGCCCGTCACCTTCCGCCGCCGACGACGATGATGACGAAGCTACTGATAGGCTTCTCAAAATTTGCGATGCTCTCGAAACCTTGGAGACCCAGCTTGCTTCCTTGCAG GTTCTACAACAACAGCAGCGATATGAAAGAGAAACTGCCTTGGCTGACATTGAGAGCAGTCGTAAGGTGTTAATCGATAAGCTGAAGGAGTACAAGGGTAAGGAATTGGATGTGATACATGaagcttccatttttgctagcgaAACTGTCGAAACCAATAATGATCTGCTACTCCCTCCGTATCCAAGCCGCCCCCCATATTCCATGTCTCTGGACAAGGAGTATCTGTCGCAAATCCCTTCTGTGAATAAGTCCGGTCGCAATGGATTAATCACACTCGATCCAATGATTGAGGCAAAAAACAGCCTAGGTGATAAGGAGCAAAATCGTGCTGCAAATGAAGATAAAAGTTTAAGAAAAGGGTTGGGATATTTCATAACTTCTGCAGCCAAAACAATGCTTACAGTTGCTGGAGTGGTATCAATATTAAGTGTGTCTGGCTTTGGGCCTAATCTGGGGAAGTTAGGCGTCCGATTCAATGTACAAGACCGGCGTCAAAGAACAGAAGATGAGAATGAAAGATCTGCTGCCCAGAATGTGAAGCATAGATCAATTACTCAGTGTCCGCCTGGTAGAATTTTGGTGACGGAAAATGGGGAAGCTCGATGTCTTGTGAAAGAGAGAGTGGAAATTCCATTTTCGGCTGTTGCTTCAACACCTGATATAAACTATGGATGTGGTTAA
- the LOC107477132 gene encoding putative pentatricopeptide repeat-containing protein At3g18840 has translation MRHLRVRDALVYHDHVLAIKSGLASSIFTCNQLIHRYSNHGFVQEAQKVFDGMHQRNEFSWNAIIMAYIKAHNLPRARSLFDSASHKDLVAYNSMLSAYVGADGYETEALDFFAAMQSARDTVGIDEITLTTMLNLTAKLGMGYHGKQIHSYMVKTANDSSKFATSSLIDMYSKCGSFHEACNVFSGCDGMVDLVSKNAMIAACCREREMDMALNLFWKNHELNNIVSWNTLLVGYAQNGYMEKALALFAEMIENGIGCDEHTLASVLSTCSGLKCLKLGNCVHAWVLRNGCISNQFISSGIVDLYCRCGNIRCAELVHAGIGIENPFAVSSLITCYSSQGNMIEAQRLFNSLTERSYVAWTALFSGYVKSQQCEAVFKLFREYISTKALVPQAMIIIRVLGACTMQAALSLGRQIHAYILRMKFLMDEKLLGALVDMYSKCGNIMHAEKIFRLVNNSNRDAISYNIMIAGYAHHGLENKAIQLFEEMSKKSVKPDAITFVALLSACRHRGLVELGENIFISMEEEYNVVPDNYHYACIVDMYGRANQLEKAVEFIRKIPIQIDATIWGAFLNVCQMSNNTDLVKQAEEKLLKIDVDNGSRYVQLANLYAAKGKWDEKGRIREKMREKEAKKVAGCSWIYVADGIHVFTSGDASHTKGDAIYAT, from the coding sequence ATGAGGCATTTGAGAGTGAGAGATGCTCTGGTGTACCATGATCATGTCCTTGCTATAAAATCTGGTTTGGCATCAAGCATTTTTACTTGTAATCAACTCATTCACAGGTACTCGAACCATGGCTTTGTTCAAGAGGCACAGAAAGTGTTCGATGGAATGCATCAACGAAATGAATTCTCTTGGAATGCCATTATTATGGCCTACATAAAAGCACACAATTTGCCTCGAGCACGATCACTTTTCGATTCTGCCTCCCACAAGGACTTGGTTGCTTACAATTCCATGTTGTCGGCTTATGTCGGCGCTGATGGTTATGAAACCGAGGCACTTGATTTCTTTGCTGCAATGCAATCTGCGCGCGACACGGTTGGGATTGATGAGATCACTTTGACAaccatgcttaacttgactgcCAAGCTAGGCATGGGGTACCATGGGAAGCAAATACATTCATACATGGTGAAAACTGCAAATGATTCAAGCAAGTTTGCAACAAGCTCTCTTATTGACATGTACTCTAAATGTGGTTCTTTTCACGAAGCATGCAACGTGTTTAGTGGTTGTGATGGGATGGTGGATTTGGTTTCAAAGAATGCAATGATTGCAGCTTGTTGTAGGGAACGAGAGATGGACATGGCTTTGAATTTGTTttggaaaaatcatgaattaaataACATTGTATCCTGGAATACGTTGCTTGTAGGATATGCTCAGAATGGCTATATGGAGAAGGCACTTGCCTTGTTTGCCGAGATGATTGAAAATGGTATCGGCTGCGATGAACACACTTTGGCTAGTGTTTTGAGTACCTGCTCTGGTTTAAAGTGCTTGAAATTAGGCAACTGTGTTCATGCTTGGGTGTTGAGAAATGGTTGCatttcaaatcaatttattaGCAGTGGCATTGTTGATCTCTACTGTAGGTGTGGGAATATTAGATGTGCGGAGTTAGTCCATGCAGGAATTGGGATTGAGAATCCATTTGCAGTTTCTTCATTGATTACATGCTACTCATCTCAAGGTAACATGATAGAAGCTCAAAGGCTCTTCAATTCACTTACAGAAAGAAGTTATGTTGCCTGGACAGCTTTATTTTCAGGTTATGTCAAATCACAACAATGCGAGGCAGTCTTCAAACTCTTCAGAGAGTATATATCTACAAAAGCTCTAGTTCCTCAAGCGATGATCATTATTCGCGTGCTTGGCGCATGTACAATGCAAGCAGCCCTTAGTTTGGGAAGGCAGATTCATGCTTACATCTTGAGAATGAAATTCCTCATGGATGAGAAATTGCTGGGTGCTTTGGTTGATATGTACTCAAAATGTGGGAATATTATGCATGCTGAGAAAATCTTTAGACTAGTTAACAATAGCAACAGAGATGCAATCTCGTATAATATTATGATAGCTGGTTATGCTCACCATGGGCTTGAAAATAAAGCTATTCAGCTTTTTGAGGAGATGTCGAAGAAAAGTGTCAAGCCTGATGCAATTACTTTTGTTGCACTCCTTTCGGCTTGTCGGCATCGGGGATTAGTAGAACTAGgagaaaatattttcatttccaTGGAAGAAGAGTACAATGTAGTGCCTGATAATTACCACTATGCATGTATTGTTGATATGTATGGAAGGGCTAATCAACTAGAAAAGGCAGTAGAATTTATTAGGAAGATCCCTATACAGATAGATGCTACAATCTGGGGTGCATTTCTTAATGTTTGTCAAATGAGCAACAATACAGACCTTGTCAAACAGGCAGAAGAGAAACTGTTAAAGATTGATGTCGATAATGGGTCTCGGTATGTGCAATTGGCCAATCTTTATGCTGCCAAAGGGAAATGGGATGAGAAGGgaagaataagagagaaaatgagagaaaaagaGGCTAAGAAGGTTGCTGGTTGCAGTTGGATATATGTGGCAGATGGTATTCATGTATTCACTTCTGGTGATGCATCTCATACAAAAGGAGATGCAATATATGCAACTTGA